The stretch of DNA GAAGGTCCTTGAGCTTGCTAAGGAGGAATTTAGTTGCTCCCTCAATGTGCTTCTTAAATAGCTCTTGTTTCTCTGCATCTAGTTTGGGTGTCAACAACTTAATGTATCTCTTAACAAAGCCAAGAAACTGCTTCTTGTCAAAAGCAGGTTGTTCCTACAAAAGTTAatacataacaaaaaaattatcttcCGAAATCAAGTAGAgctaagaaaaataaacaatgtcGACAATGTTGGTGGTTGGACTAACCTGAAGTCTGAATACATCAACAATGTCGACAACCTTAACAGCTGTGTCATCAACTCCCTCATCTTCACCCCCTTCAGCAGAAGGGTTAGCACCAATG from Trifolium pratense cultivar HEN17-A07 linkage group LG5, ARS_RC_1.1, whole genome shotgun sequence encodes:
- the LOC123887037 gene encoding translationally-controlled tumor protein homolog codes for the protein MLVYQDILTGDELLSDSYPYKEIENGMLWEVEGKWVVSGPCDVDIGANPSAEGGEDEGVDDTAVKVVDIVDVFRLQEQPAFDKKQFLGFVKRYIKLLTPKLDAEKQELFKKHIEGATKFLLSKLKDLQFFVGESMHDDGSLVFAYYKEGATDPTFLYFAYALKEIKC